Part of the Spirochaeta isovalerica genome, GCCCGTCAGGTTGGAACCGATCCGGCTTTGACGATGGATATTCTGAAAATCGTTAATTCCGGTGCTTATATGCTGAGTACCAGAATAGAAGACATACAATCGGCCCTCAAATACCTGGGTCTGAGAGAATTGTACAATCTCCTGATTACCCTTGCTATAAGAAACGTGTTGTCCGATACTGACAGGAATCTGGACGATTTCTGGTTTAATTCCTATAAAAGCGCCTTCTATGCATGTCATATAGCCCATGGACTGGATGTGAAAATTGCCCATACGGACAGTATCTACACAGCCGCGCTGCTTCATGATATCGGGAAATTCCCCATAACAATGATCTTTGAAAATGAAAATGAAGATCTGATTCAGTACTGTTCCCGCTATAAGGTTTTTCTGAGCGACATTGAAGACGCTTTATCTGGAATCAGACATTGCGAGACCGGATATCTGATGGCTGAAAAATGGAATCTTCCCGATTCGCTCAAGTTCGTCATGCGCTTTCATCATGAACCGGATGCAGCTCCTGAAGCTATTAGGAACCTCAACGATGTGGTGTATCTCGCCGATACACTTGTCAGCCTGGAAAATATGGAGCTTCTTACGGAAGATGTAAATCAGTCTGTTTTAAAACGGCACCGTATATCCTCGACAGAAGATTTTATTGAAAGATTTTCCCACCTGAAAGATCTTTTCGAAAATGCCAAAGAGTCAACTTTTTAATAAAATTTCAGCTCTTCTATGAGCCATTTCGACAACAGTCTCTTCGCCTCTTATCATTCGGTCTTTCATAAGGATCTCTCCTTGAAGGATCATATGGAGAATATCATGGCCAGATGCGGAATATATTAAATTGGATTTGATATTTGTCGCGGGTGTCATGGAAAGAGATTTCCTGTTAATGATTATAAAGTCGGCATCTGAACCGGTTTCGATCTTACCGGAGCCCGTTTCGAATATTTGCGATACGACCGGCCCAGAACTCAGGGAGAATGCTTCATCGGCAGACATGAGTGTGGGATCGCCGGAATGATGCTTTTGAAGCAGTGAGGCGATTTTCATCTCCTCCAGCAGATCCAGATTGTTGTTGGATGCCGCGCCGTCTGTTCCCAGGACCACAGGAACTCCTTTGTCCTTCAGTTTTGAATAGGGAAAAACCCTGCCTGCCGCCAGTTTCATATTGGAAACGGGATTATGGACAGCAATAACCCCATGTCCGCTGAGAATGTCAATATCGCTTTCATCCAACCATAGACAGTGCGCAGCGAAGACTTTGTTGTCACGGAAAAAATCAAGTTTTTCCAGATACTCTACTGGACTCTGACCCTGATTTTTTTGTCGGCAGTTCTCAATTTCCTGTTCTGTTTCACAGAGATGTATATGAAGAGGCAGGTTATTTCTCCTCGCATACTCCCCCGCCCATTTCAGGGAATATTCAGAATTGGCGTAAACAGAATGAAGCGCCACACCACCTTTTACGTTCTGCGTCCAGGAGGTGTTCTCAAAAAAAAGAGAACAGTCAGTAATTTGCTTTTTTGCCAGCTCAACATCCATTCCGTCTATAAGGGGAAAATGAATACGTGCTTTAAGGGGAAAATCAATCAGAGCCTTAACCATGGAACGGGGATTCATATACATTTCATTGAAAAAGCCTGTGCCGTTTTTAATCATCTCTACCAGAGCTAACCGGTTGCCCCAGTAATAATCCTCTTCCGTAAGGCGGGCTTCAGCAGGCCAGATCTTTGTATTGAGCCATTCATCGAGAACCATATCATCCCCGTAGCCTCTTAAGAGAACCATGGGAGAATGGGTATGACCGTTGTGCAGCATGGGGAAAATATAGTTATCATCTCCCTCAAGAACTGCAATCCCCTGCAGATCAGACTCGGAGACGGTATCGGAGATACGATCTATTTTCCCTTTGGAAACAAAAATGTTAACAATCTTGCCTTCATGACTTACATTCCTGATTAAAAGGTCCATAGATTATTCCGGAACGGCATCGGTTTTAAATTTGTTGATCTCTTCTCTTATTTCATCAGTAACTCTGCCGACACGATCGGAAATTTCCTTCAATCCTGTTACAGCTTCCGTTACTTCATTAAAGCCGACATTGACTTCAGTAATGGCGCTGGTGACCATGCCGGAGATTTCCGAAACCTGTCCCATTAAAGATGTCACCGATTCCGCAGAACCCTTGACTATCTGGGATTTGTCTTTTACCCGACTGGAGATATCACTCAATCCCGACATAGCCTGAAGGATCTGAGTTCCTCCGGCATTGAGTTCCGACGTGCTTGCCGAAACAGTCAGAAGGGCTTCGGATACGCTCTTGATCTCATCATTGATTTTCAGGAATGCCTCTTTCGTGCTCCGCCCTGAATCGGAAGCCCCTTCGATCCGGGAAATGATTTCCTTCAGATTTCTGGTGATCTCCTTTGTATTGCCCGCAGAAGCTTCGGCCAGTTTTCGGATTTCATCTGCTACTACGGCAAAGCCCCGCCCCTGATCACCCGCATGGGCCGCTTCGATGGCGGCATTCATAGCCAGGAGATTCGTTTGAGCCGAAATACTCTGAATAATCGAAGCCATGCTGTTAATTTCATTGACCGAAGAATTTATCTCCTCGATCATTGTTGTCGTATCTG contains:
- a CDS encoding HDOD domain-containing protein, whose product is MDQLILYTLQFYKMEVWFDYFSLLTRGLLHFAMDSCKLEQCNIRFVKKERSFGIQIFSDVLKNIINKREFIEFINDLYDEMPKQEYYSDIQFLKKLFEIKQIEADNITYSAEKLELDIPDCKLSEENWNEIREAVIDSIEELPPLKENLLKLEEMLHSGSFDMNAIARQVGTDPALTMDILKIVNSGAYMLSTRIEDIQSALKYLGLRELYNLLITLAIRNVLSDTDRNLDDFWFNSYKSAFYACHIAHGLDVKIAHTDSIYTAALLHDIGKFPITMIFENENEDLIQYCSRYKVFLSDIEDALSGIRHCETGYLMAEKWNLPDSLKFVMRFHHEPDAAPEAIRNLNDVVYLADTLVSLENMELLTEDVNQSVLKRHRISSTEDFIERFSHLKDLFENAKESTF
- a CDS encoding amidohydrolase family protein, which gives rise to MDLLIRNVSHEGKIVNIFVSKGKIDRISDTVSESDLQGIAVLEGDDNYIFPMLHNGHTHSPMVLLRGYGDDMVLDEWLNTKIWPAEARLTEEDYYWGNRLALVEMIKNGTGFFNEMYMNPRSMVKALIDFPLKARIHFPLIDGMDVELAKKQITDCSLFFENTSWTQNVKGGVALHSVYANSEYSLKWAGEYARRNNLPLHIHLCETEQEIENCRQKNQGQSPVEYLEKLDFFRDNKVFAAHCLWLDESDIDILSGHGVIAVHNPVSNMKLAAGRVFPYSKLKDKGVPVVLGTDGAASNNNLDLLEEMKIASLLQKHHSGDPTLMSADEAFSLSSGPVVSQIFETGSGKIETGSDADFIIINRKSLSMTPATNIKSNLIYSASGHDILHMILQGEILMKDRMIRGEETVVEMAHRRAEILLKS